Proteins from a single region of Echeneis naucrates chromosome 14, fEcheNa1.1, whole genome shotgun sequence:
- the smg8 gene encoding protein SMG8 — translation MKEVNMAVPMSLGALLQSDVQEDGAYRDDGLCVVGIFGKSSLQPGPLKESLINSLADKHIFSLFDGPQDGDTADSHIQALYHQETRVLYLLLSSVCDSRQLLRACQSLSAGAGHSDAHDFWKGLDRQHCLHLLYMFSVCHVLLLVHPSQTFDVTYDRLFRALDALRQKVLPLIRAAIKDCPVSKEWKVNCRPCPPRLLFVFQMTGSLKVSANGSESGGNPDKPKKHSPRRRLQHALEDQIYRIFRKSRVLTNQSSNCLFTVPANQAFVYVIPTADEDPVGSLLSQLRSNCILSDQDSTTSVSGPRRYQQMRRSARQSSCGRDSCSVSVGAQLVDCSLKEFLWQHVELVLTKKGFDDSVGRNPQPSHFELPTYSKWVQVASRLHQVLISNSDEEIAELASKVQSQLKVLEGFLDADTKFSENRCQKALPLAHSAYQSNLPHNYTTTVHKNQLAQALRVYSQHARGVAFQRYALQLHEDCYKFWSNGHQLCEERSLTDQHCVHKFHLLPQPGEKPDMDHNPPILNHNSRGRSTSSCNCGRKQAPREDPFDLQAANYDFYQMLEEKCCGKLERTEFPVFQPSTPDPAPASNQAQRLPCEASGSGEAERLKDPSTVQSHTPGDTSLSLALSLGQSTDSLGAYGDGDGSETQVQQKRPSLVDRQPSTVEYLPGMMHSACPKGLLPKFSSWSLVKLGPAKSYNCHSGLEHPGFLPGSSFLLPWDLVIRSRSEEDTGLTEPLDGGTSSWPVPNKTLVGKRGSTGGLGRSRRRDDMARAFVGFEYEDSRGRRFISAGPDKIVKVLGPGGAKDPATRVLNTDMPLYIPSPSQGRGLKPHYAQLARLFIVVPDAPLEVTLNPQVQPGPPPCPIFHPEQADIVLPPDGLWVLRFPYSYATDRGPCYPPKENQPLNNYKVLRGILKATTANPPPQ, via the exons aTGAAGGAGGTGAACATGGCTGTTCCCATGAGTTTAGGGGCTCTGCTTCAGTCAGACGTCCAGGAGGACGGGGCTTACCGGGACGACGGGCTGTGTGTGGTCGGTATTTTCGGAAAAAGCAGCTTGCAGCCCGGGCCGCTGAAGGAGTCCCTCATCAACAGCCTGGCGGACAAGCACATCTTCTCCCTGTTCGACGGACCGCAAGACGGCGACACGGCGGACAGCCACATCCAGGCTCTGTACCACCAGGAGACCCGGGTGCTTTACCTGCTGCTGTCCTCCGTCTGCGACAGCCGCCAGCTGCTGCGGGCCTGCCAGTCTCTGAGCGCCGGCGCTGGACACTCCGACGCCCACGACTTCTGGAAAGGTCTGGACCGGCAGCACTGCCTCCATCTGCTCTACATGTTTTCCGTGTGCCACGTCCTGCTGCTCGTCCATCCCAGCCAGACCTTTGACGTGACCTACGACCGGCTCTTCAGAGCACTGGACGCCCTGCGCCAGAAGGTGCTGCCCCTGATCCGAGCCGCCATCAAGGACTGCCCGGTGTCCAAAGAGTGGAAGGTGAACTGCCGGCCCTGCCCTCCGCGCCTGCTCTTCGTCTTCCAGATGACCGGCTCTCTGAAG GTTTCTGCAAATGGCTCAGAGTCAGGAGGAAACCCAGACAAACCCAAAAAGCACTCCCCCAGGAGGAGGCTACAGCACGCCCTGGAGGACCAAATTTATCGCATCTTCCGTAAAAGCAGAGTCCTGACTAACCAAAGTAGCAACTGCTTGTTCACGGTGCCCGCCAACCAGGCGTTTGTGTATGTGATACCAACAGCAGACGAAGACCCGGTTGGTTCTCTGCTCAGTCAGCTGAGATCCAACTGCATCTTATCTGACCAGGACTCCACCACGTCGGTGTCGGGACCGAGGCGTTACCAGCAGATGCGACGTTCAGCCCGGCAGTCCAGCTGCGGCAGAGATTCGTGCAGCGTGTCAGTGGGTGCTCAGCTAGTAGACTGCAGCTTGAAGGAATTCCTCTGGCAGCATGTAGAGCTGGTGCTGACCAAGAAAGGCTTTGATGACAGTGTTGGACGAAACCCACAGCCTTCGCACTTTGAGTTGCCAACCTACTCTAAATGGGTCCAAGTCGCCTCCAGACTCCACCAAGTCCTAATTAGTAACTCAGATGAAGAAATAGCTGAGCTAGCCTCAAAAGTGCAAAGCCAGCTGAAGGTATTGGAGGGTTTCCTTGATGCTGATACCAAGTTCTCAGAGAACAGGTGTCAGAAAGCTCTGCCACTGGCTCACAGCGCTTACCAGTCCAACCTCCCCCATAACTATACGACTACGGTCCACAAAAACCAGCTGGCGCAGGCTCTGCGGGTGTATAGCCAGCATGCTCGCGGTGTGGCTTTTCAGCGCTATGCACTGCAGCTTCATGAGGACTGTTACAAGTTCTGGAGCAACGGCCACCAACTGTGCGAGGAGCGAAGCCTGACTGACCAGCACTGCGTTCATAAGTTCCACCTACTGCCTCAGCCAG GAGAGAAGCCAGACATGGATCACAACCCACCTATCCTGAACCATAACAGCAGGGGTCGCTCCACCAGCTCCTGTAACTGTGGCAGGAAACAGGCCCCTCGGGAGGATCCATTTGACCTCCAGGCTGCCAATTATGACTTCTACCAG ATGCTGGAAGAGAAATGCTGTGGCAAATTGGAGAGGACTGAATTTCCAGTGTTCCAGCCAAGCACTCCTGATCCAGCACCAGCCTCCAATCAAGCTCAGCGACTCCCGTGTGAAGCCTCAGGGTCTGGCGAGGCAGAGAGGCTGAAAGATCCGAGCACCGTCCAGAGTCATACACCTGGAGACACCAGCCTTAGCTTGGCTCTCAGTCTGGGTCAGTCCACAGACAGCCTTGGTGCCTACGGTGATGGAGATGGATCAGAAACCCAAGTTCAGCAAAAGAGACCAAGCCTTGTAGATCGCCAGCCATCCACAGTGGAGTACCTCCCAGGTATGATGCACTCTGCCTGTCCTAAGGGCCTGCTACCCAAGTTCTCCAGCTGGTCCTTGGTCAAACTGGGCCCAGCAAAGTCATACAACTGCCACAGCGGTCTGGAACATCCAGGCTTCCTCCCCGGGTCCTCCTTCCTCTTACCGTGGGACTTGGTGATCCGCTCTCGATCCGAGGAGGATACTGGCCTGACGGAGCCTTTGGATGGAGGCACGTCCTCGTGGCCCGTCCCCAATAAAACCCTGGTTGGAAAACGAGGGAGCACTGGAGGGCTGGGTAGGAGTCGCAGGAGGGATGACATGGCTCGTGCGTTTGTGGGTTTTGAGTATGAAGATAGCAGAGGAAGACGCTTCATTAGCGCTGGACCTGATAAAATTGTGAAGGTTCTGGGGCCAGGGGGTGCCAAAGACCCCGCCACCAGGGTGCTAAACACAGATATGCCGCTGTACATTCCCTCGCCTTCTCAGGGCCGCGGCCTGAAGCCTCACTACGCCCAGCTGGCTCGCCTTTTCATTGTGGTGCCTGATGCTCCACTGGAGGTTACACTCAACCCCCAG gtCCAGCCTGGTCCTCCTCCCTGCCCAATTTTCCATCCAGAGCAGGCAGATATAGtgttgccccctgatggtcttTGGGTGCTACGCTTTCCTTACTCCTATGCAACAGATCGTGGCCCCTGCTACCcaccaaaagaaaatcaacCACTCAACAACTACAAAGTGCTACGAGGCATCCTAAAAGCCACCACTGCTAACCCTCCACCACAGTGA